In Phyllobacterium zundukense, one DNA window encodes the following:
- a CDS encoding FAD-binding oxidoreductase, whose product MTDASLRNRAGKALPTERATAFANEVQGDLIQPGDRDYEEARHIWNALVDKHPGAILKCRDTADVVAAVKFARDNDILVAVRGGGHNVGGRALCDDGLVIDLSRMRDVHVDPARQTVRVQGGATLGDVDRETNVHGLAVPFGVISKTGVGGLTLGGGVGWLVRKYGPSCDNVLSMEVVTADGVARTASADENPDLFWALRGGGGNFGVVTSFLYQAYPVSTVFGGLIVYPRAAAGEILRAYRTFMETAPEDLTVYAGFICTPDGIPATAVVPCWSGEDLAEGERAIAPLRKLGEPLMDAVQAMPFPAMQSILDAAFPAGTRNYWKSAFVKGLSDEVVDVLVEQAKGMTSPLSGLLIEYYGGAGGRKASDTNAFAQRSSDYLIGFMPQWTDPAEDDPQINWAKGAWKAIQPYATGGYLLNYLAEGEQEAVQAAFGANYQRLVELKRKYDPTNFFRMNQNIQPDA is encoded by the coding sequence ATGACTGATGCTTCATTGCGAAACCGGGCCGGCAAAGCCTTGCCGACCGAGAGGGCAACTGCATTTGCCAACGAGGTCCAGGGCGACCTGATCCAGCCGGGTGACCGGGATTACGAGGAGGCCAGACATATCTGGAATGCTCTCGTCGACAAGCATCCCGGCGCGATCCTGAAATGCCGCGACACAGCCGATGTTGTCGCCGCGGTGAAATTCGCACGTGATAATGACATCCTCGTGGCGGTTCGAGGTGGCGGCCACAACGTGGGCGGACGAGCGCTCTGCGATGATGGACTTGTTATCGATCTTTCGCGGATGCGGGACGTCCATGTGGACCCCGCCCGGCAAACCGTGCGGGTCCAAGGCGGTGCCACCTTGGGTGATGTTGACCGCGAGACGAATGTGCATGGCCTTGCGGTGCCGTTTGGCGTGATCTCGAAGACGGGCGTCGGTGGGCTGACGCTTGGGGGTGGCGTGGGGTGGCTGGTACGCAAGTATGGCCCAAGCTGTGATAATGTTTTGTCGATGGAAGTGGTGACGGCCGATGGCGTCGCCAGGACCGCCAGCGCGGACGAGAATCCGGACCTGTTCTGGGCATTGCGTGGTGGAGGCGGCAATTTCGGGGTTGTTACCTCGTTCCTTTACCAGGCCTATCCGGTCTCGACAGTGTTTGGCGGACTGATCGTCTACCCGCGTGCGGCAGCCGGAGAGATCCTGCGCGCCTATCGCACGTTCATGGAAACCGCACCCGAAGACCTGACCGTCTATGCCGGGTTCATCTGCACGCCTGACGGAATTCCTGCGACGGCGGTCGTCCCGTGCTGGAGCGGTGAGGACCTGGCAGAGGGAGAGAGAGCCATCGCGCCGCTTCGCAAGCTCGGCGAGCCACTGATGGATGCCGTGCAGGCCATGCCCTTTCCAGCCATGCAGTCGATTCTCGATGCCGCCTTCCCGGCTGGGACTCGGAATTATTGGAAATCAGCGTTTGTGAAGGGGCTTTCGGACGAGGTGGTGGATGTGCTCGTGGAGCAGGCGAAAGGGATGACATCGCCGTTGTCGGGACTTCTCATTGAGTATTACGGCGGTGCGGGCGGGCGAAAGGCGAGCGACACGAATGCGTTTGCCCAGCGCAGTTCGGATTATTTGATCGGCTTCATGCCGCAGTGGACCGATCCGGCCGAGGACGATCCCCAGATCAATTGGGCGAAGGGTGCGTGGAAAGCGATCCAGCCCTATGCAACCGGTGGCTATCTGCTGAATTACCTCGCGGAGGGAGAGCAAGAGGCGGTCCAGGCTGCATTCGGGGCGAACTACCAGCGCCTGGTGGAACTCAAGCGCAAATACGATCCAACGAATTTCTTTAGAATGAACCAGAATATTCAACCGGACGCCTAG